The following proteins come from a genomic window of Corallococcus sp. NCRR:
- a CDS encoding SDR family NAD(P)-dependent oxidoreductase — protein sequence MSLPSRPRAVVTGAGSGLGRALCEALAARQARVMVSDMNAASAEETARRVTELGGEARVHPCDVTDPDAVEALARATDEAFGGVDLVVNNAGVATGGAVGTLPLSEWKRVLDVNLWGVIHGCHAFVPRLKKQGSGHVLNIASAAGLVYAPNLAAYNTSKAAVVALSETLYAELQPLGLGVTVACPTFFRTNIASAAAPYSDPETRRMSVKLVDQSKIGPEWVAERLLKAVDRNAPHVLPMADARWFWRLRRLAPGIFLRGVIAVEKRMRERTARIPG from the coding sequence ATGAGCCTTCCCTCTCGTCCTCGCGCGGTGGTGACAGGCGCCGGCAGCGGCCTGGGCCGCGCGTTGTGTGAAGCGCTGGCGGCCCGGCAGGCGCGGGTCATGGTGTCGGACATGAACGCGGCCAGCGCGGAGGAGACCGCCCGCCGCGTCACGGAGCTGGGCGGCGAGGCGCGCGTGCACCCGTGCGACGTGACGGACCCGGACGCGGTGGAGGCGCTGGCGCGCGCCACGGACGAGGCGTTCGGCGGCGTGGACCTGGTGGTGAACAACGCGGGCGTCGCCACCGGAGGCGCGGTGGGCACGCTGCCCCTGTCGGAATGGAAGCGCGTGCTGGACGTGAACCTGTGGGGCGTCATCCACGGCTGCCACGCGTTCGTGCCGCGCCTGAAGAAGCAGGGCTCCGGGCACGTGCTCAACATCGCGTCCGCTGCGGGGCTCGTGTACGCGCCGAACCTGGCGGCCTACAACACGTCCAAGGCCGCGGTGGTCGCGCTGTCGGAGACGCTCTACGCGGAGCTGCAGCCGCTGGGACTGGGCGTCACGGTGGCGTGCCCCACGTTCTTCCGCACGAACATCGCCTCCGCGGCCGCGCCCTACTCCGACCCGGAGACGCGCCGCATGAGCGTGAAGCTGGTGGACCAGTCGAAGATTGGACCGGAGTGGGTCGCCGAGCGGCTGCTCAAGGCGGTGGACCGGAACGCGCCGCACGTGCTGCCCATGGCGGACGCGCGCTGGTTCTGGCGGCTGCGGCGGCTGGCGCCCGGGATTTTCCTCCGGGGCGTCATCGCGGTGGAGAAGCGCATGCGCGAGCGCACCGCGCGCATCCCCGGCTAG
- a CDS encoding cupin domain-containing protein, giving the protein MKDSSKPGSARWMSGAIAGAALSLASVDAHADAKAAVPTRLTFKDDGKVPNSRFPVLVYRAALPREGDLAAAFEKRFEANGWPPQWRSGVYDFHHYHSTAHEVLGVAKGSAKLMLGGEAGQVVSVQAGDVVVLPAGTGHKRVESSGDFLVVGAYPEGHGQWDLQRPDAATHDDSVKRIAQVPVPPADPVTGRDGALVRDWK; this is encoded by the coding sequence ATGAAGGATTCATCGAAGCCCGGCAGCGCGCGCTGGATGTCCGGCGCCATCGCGGGCGCGGCGCTGTCACTGGCGTCCGTCGACGCGCACGCGGACGCGAAGGCGGCGGTGCCCACTCGGCTCACGTTCAAGGATGACGGCAAGGTGCCCAACAGCCGCTTCCCGGTGCTGGTGTACCGCGCGGCCCTTCCGCGCGAGGGTGACCTGGCCGCCGCGTTCGAAAAGCGCTTCGAGGCGAACGGCTGGCCGCCGCAGTGGCGCTCCGGCGTCTACGACTTCCACCACTACCACTCCACCGCGCACGAGGTGCTGGGCGTGGCGAAGGGCAGCGCGAAGCTGATGCTCGGCGGTGAAGCGGGACAGGTCGTCAGCGTGCAGGCCGGTGACGTGGTGGTGCTGCCCGCGGGCACCGGCCACAAGCGTGTGGAGTCGAGCGGCGATTTCCTCGTCGTGGGCGCCTATCCGGAAGGCCACGGCCAGTGGGACCTGCAGCGCCCGGACGCGGCGACGCACGATGACTCCGTGAAGCGCATCGCGCAGGTGCCGGTGCCGCCAGCGGACCCGGTCACCGGCAGGGACGGCGCGCTGGTGCGCGACTGGAAATAG
- a CDS encoding energy transducer TonB, whose protein sequence is MKWGMWFAGVLCLAGCASTRPVKGEAVVKCVITKAGRAEGCEVKKRDGAVSDDQLNEALRLIHAREYPPVRYNGKPVDMPYTFRFTYRDPLPTDGGVSVTPAEP, encoded by the coding sequence ATGAAGTGGGGGATGTGGTTCGCGGGAGTCCTGTGCCTCGCGGGGTGCGCGAGCACGCGGCCCGTGAAGGGCGAAGCCGTCGTGAAGTGCGTCATCACGAAGGCCGGCCGGGCCGAGGGATGCGAGGTCAAGAAGCGGGACGGCGCCGTCAGCGACGATCAACTCAACGAGGCCCTGCGCCTCATCCATGCGCGCGAGTACCCACCCGTCCGCTACAACGGGAAGCCGGTGGACATGCCCTACACCTTCCGCTTCACGTACCGGGATCCGCTCCCCACGGACGGCGGGGTGTCAGTGACGCCAGCGGAGCCGTGA
- a CDS encoding KdsC family phosphatase, with the protein MNHDLESLKARVARLSVMIFDIDGTLTDGRIFWVPNSGWTQMYSVRDGMGIKRLQEVGIEVAAISGGDSLSAQMRMQSLGLRHVHFGSQDKVAHFEKLLGILNVSAENCGYMGDEVVDLPLLNAVGFSATVPEAPDEVRAQVHYVAQRAAGFGAAREVCEFILRHRTRVAP; encoded by the coding sequence ATGAACCACGACCTGGAGTCGCTCAAGGCGCGGGTGGCGCGCCTGTCGGTGATGATCTTCGACATCGACGGCACGCTCACCGACGGCCGCATCTTCTGGGTGCCCAACTCCGGCTGGACGCAGATGTACAGCGTGCGTGACGGCATGGGCATCAAGCGCCTGCAGGAGGTGGGCATCGAGGTGGCCGCCATCTCCGGCGGCGACAGCCTCTCCGCGCAGATGCGCATGCAGTCGCTGGGCTTGCGCCACGTGCACTTCGGCAGCCAGGACAAGGTGGCGCACTTCGAGAAGCTGCTCGGCATCCTCAACGTGTCCGCGGAGAACTGCGGCTACATGGGTGACGAGGTGGTGGACCTGCCGCTGCTCAACGCGGTGGGCTTCTCCGCCACGGTGCCGGAAGCGCCGGACGAGGTGCGCGCGCAGGTGCACTACGTGGCCCAGCGCGCCGCGGGCTTCGGCGCCGCGCGCGAGGTGTGTGAGTTCATCCTGCGGCACCGGACGCGCGTCGCGCCGTGA
- a CDS encoding MXAN_5187 C-terminal domain-containing protein, producing MPPPDNARPAAKGGARPAQQDASSSSEAALQQCEELEAAIAELRHSYEQYFLGMERQAPIRAHEDLKKRMLKLKGAFIRSTSVKFRVQSLHNKFLTYERLWVRTLQEIEAGTYRRDLAKARRRSGTKQASATGERPKGVVEIPEEVDDMDFEEIEELTGRRPINEPKLASEYLAEQQSPSGTPFRGTPAAAPVAAQPAGAPRGTPAGLVPPKQSAPAVSPVSGLPSIAPVGTPAAGRPAVPPGMATRAPAAAPQQPARPAAPAAAAPRPAAAGPGGGMSDDKLRAVYDAYVTAKRRCQEDTSKLSYESVAATLRKQVPELLKQHNAKAVEFKVVIKDGKASLKAVPK from the coding sequence ATGCCGCCGCCCGACAACGCACGGCCCGCCGCCAAAGGTGGGGCCCGGCCCGCGCAACAGGACGCCAGTTCCTCCAGCGAAGCCGCCCTCCAACAATGCGAGGAGCTGGAGGCGGCCATCGCGGAGCTGCGCCACAGCTACGAGCAGTACTTCCTGGGCATGGAGCGGCAGGCGCCCATCCGCGCGCATGAGGACCTGAAGAAGCGGATGCTGAAGCTCAAGGGGGCCTTCATCCGCAGCACGTCGGTGAAGTTCCGCGTGCAGAGCCTCCACAACAAGTTCCTCACCTACGAGCGGCTGTGGGTGCGCACGCTCCAGGAGATTGAAGCCGGCACCTACCGCCGCGACCTGGCCAAGGCCCGCCGCCGCTCCGGGACGAAGCAGGCCAGTGCCACGGGCGAGCGCCCGAAGGGCGTGGTGGAGATCCCCGAAGAAGTCGACGACATGGACTTCGAGGAGATTGAAGAGCTCACCGGCCGCCGTCCCATCAACGAGCCGAAGCTCGCCTCGGAGTACCTGGCGGAGCAGCAGTCCCCGAGCGGCACGCCCTTCCGGGGGACTCCGGCGGCGGCGCCCGTCGCGGCGCAGCCGGCCGGCGCGCCCCGGGGGACGCCCGCGGGGCTGGTGCCGCCGAAGCAGTCCGCTCCGGCTGTCTCCCCCGTGAGCGGGCTGCCGTCCATCGCGCCCGTGGGGACCCCGGCGGCGGGACGTCCGGCCGTGCCTCCGGGCATGGCCACCAGGGCTCCCGCCGCGGCTCCGCAGCAGCCTGCGCGTCCGGCGGCTCCCGCGGCGGCGGCGCCCCGGCCCGCGGCGGCCGGCCCTGGTGGCGGCATGTCCGACGACAAGCTGCGCGCGGTGTACGACGCGTACGTCACCGCGAAGCGCCGCTGCCAGGAGGACACGTCCAAACTGTCCTACGAGTCGGTGGCCGCCACGCTGCGCAAGCAGGTGCCGGAGTTGCTCAAGCAGCACAACGCGAAGGCCGTGGAGTTCAAGGTCGTCATCAAGGACGGCAAGGCCTCGCTCAAGGCCGTGCCCAAGTAG
- a CDS encoding prolipoprotein diacylglyceryl transferase: protein MLPVLLRLSFTTLWMQLLLYAAAVGVVASVAVNGWKGTLGPVDAATGQEGPAPLQDKLLRAVGFAAVGGFLAYFGLKYALPEDAFPGGKGEGIPLHTYGILLAAGFVTAVSVAGRLAQDEWRRVTLVPGKGQVDTEGPQKREQVIDLAFWVLVGGLVGSRALFVLVNWQDYARDWTQAFSLGGGLVFYGGLIGAGLAAYLFARKHDLDFMRLADVCIPTVSLGQCLGRLGCFSAGCCWGDMAGSHSHTGVTFPGSGLAQDLFGRLGGASSLAYGSQAGDGRYVVEATGQVLHAWAPGAVRISDWVAQHGTTLPVYPTQLFESVGQLVLFVVLLYARRFRRFHGHIFALWLMAYACLRTTVELFRGDVERGTLHGLLESLGAQGLAGAVPLEAWYNVSTSQFISLCMFTFGALLMARHRPAGETAGLGPTPSAA, encoded by the coding sequence ATGCTCCCCGTCCTGCTGCGCCTGTCCTTCACCACGCTGTGGATGCAGCTCTTGCTGTACGCCGCCGCGGTGGGGGTGGTGGCCTCCGTCGCCGTCAACGGCTGGAAGGGCACGCTGGGGCCGGTGGACGCGGCGACGGGCCAGGAGGGCCCCGCGCCGCTCCAGGACAAGCTGCTGCGCGCGGTGGGGTTCGCGGCGGTGGGCGGCTTTCTCGCGTACTTCGGCCTGAAGTACGCGCTGCCCGAGGACGCCTTTCCCGGCGGCAAGGGCGAGGGCATCCCGCTGCACACCTACGGCATCCTGCTGGCCGCGGGCTTCGTCACCGCGGTGTCGGTGGCGGGCCGGCTGGCGCAGGACGAGTGGCGCCGCGTGACGCTGGTGCCGGGCAAGGGCCAGGTGGACACGGAGGGGCCCCAGAAGCGCGAGCAGGTCATAGACCTGGCGTTCTGGGTGCTGGTGGGTGGTCTCGTGGGCAGCCGCGCGCTGTTCGTGCTGGTGAACTGGCAGGACTACGCGCGCGACTGGACGCAGGCCTTCTCCCTGGGCGGCGGGCTGGTGTTCTACGGCGGCCTCATTGGCGCGGGACTGGCGGCGTACCTCTTCGCCCGCAAGCACGACCTGGACTTCATGCGGCTGGCGGACGTGTGCATCCCCACCGTGTCGCTGGGGCAGTGCCTGGGGCGCCTGGGGTGCTTCTCCGCCGGGTGCTGCTGGGGCGACATGGCCGGGAGCCACTCGCACACGGGCGTCACCTTCCCGGGCTCGGGGCTGGCCCAGGACCTGTTCGGCCGGCTGGGGGGCGCGTCCAGCCTGGCGTACGGCTCACAGGCCGGGGATGGTCGCTATGTGGTGGAGGCCACCGGTCAGGTGCTCCACGCGTGGGCGCCGGGCGCGGTGCGCATCTCCGACTGGGTGGCCCAGCACGGCACGACGTTGCCGGTGTACCCCACGCAGCTCTTCGAGTCGGTGGGGCAGCTGGTGCTCTTCGTGGTGCTCCTGTACGCGCGCCGCTTCCGCCGCTTCCACGGGCACATCTTCGCCCTGTGGCTGATGGCCTACGCCTGCCTGCGCACCACGGTGGAGCTGTTCCGGGGCGACGTGGAGCGCGGCACCCTGCACGGCCTGCTGGAGTCGCTGGGGGCCCAGGGCCTGGCCGGGGCGGTGCCCCTGGAGGCCTGGTACAACGTGTCCACCAGCCAGTTCATCTCCCTGTGCATGTTCACCTTCGGTGCGCTGCTGATGGCCCGCCACCGACCGGCGGGTGAGACCGCTGGCCTGGGGCCTACACCGTCGGCGGCCTGA
- the lspA gene encoding signal peptidase II: MPRKYVILLALSLGVIVLDQWTKYLVVRDLTTRFDGATTLSQRLGAFYSPAQEPGFRGLHFQPKTHVEVAENFFRLRYAENPGAAWGMFRNLPPDVRGPLFHLVSVGAVLLIVFYFRKLSGTDPAEVWALWGLPLVLGGALGNYIDRVARAFVIDFLEAHWYDKAAWPSFNVADMAICIGVGMLVVDAFVRKEKPEASTPAKAS, encoded by the coding sequence GTGCCGCGCAAATACGTCATCCTCCTCGCCCTCTCGCTGGGCGTCATCGTGCTGGACCAGTGGACGAAGTACCTGGTCGTGCGCGATCTCACCACCCGCTTCGACGGGGCCACCACGCTGTCTCAGCGGCTGGGCGCGTTCTACTCGCCCGCGCAAGAACCGGGCTTCCGGGGCCTGCACTTCCAGCCGAAGACGCACGTGGAGGTCGCGGAGAACTTCTTCCGCCTGCGCTACGCGGAGAACCCGGGCGCGGCGTGGGGCATGTTCAGGAACCTGCCCCCGGACGTGCGCGGCCCGCTCTTCCACCTGGTGAGCGTGGGCGCGGTGCTGCTCATCGTCTTCTACTTCCGGAAGCTGTCCGGCACGGACCCCGCGGAGGTGTGGGCGCTGTGGGGCCTGCCGCTGGTGCTGGGCGGCGCGTTGGGCAACTACATCGACCGCGTGGCGCGGGCCTTCGTCATCGATTTCCTGGAGGCCCATTGGTACGACAAGGCCGCCTGGCCGTCGTTCAACGTCGCGGACATGGCCATCTGCATCGGCGTGGGCATGCTCGTGGTGGATGCCTTCGTGCGCAAGGAGAAGCCGGAGGCCTCCACGCCCGCGAAGGCTTCATGA
- the lspA gene encoding signal peptidase II encodes MKASLRLLLVVVLAVLAADQVTKYLAVSRLTEALDGREGLSRVSGFLSEQNLDNDPPVEGVFRKNTRPYRFIEDYWHFRYVENPGAAWGMFSSLPETARKAFFHVVSLVALGFILTLYRKTEPSQKAVRVALALITGGALGNFVDRLIRGYVIDFIDWHWRNQPGMRWPTFNVADAAICVGVALMLLDSLRRPEAAAAQPLPQGSSPQP; translated from the coding sequence ATGAAAGCCTCCCTCCGCCTCCTCCTCGTGGTGGTCCTCGCCGTGCTGGCGGCGGATCAGGTGACCAAGTACCTGGCCGTGTCCCGGCTGACGGAAGCGCTGGATGGCCGCGAGGGCCTCTCGCGTGTGTCCGGCTTCCTGAGCGAGCAGAACCTGGACAACGACCCTCCGGTGGAGGGCGTGTTCCGCAAGAACACGCGGCCGTACCGCTTCATCGAGGACTACTGGCACTTCCGCTACGTGGAGAACCCGGGCGCGGCGTGGGGCATGTTCTCCAGCCTGCCGGAGACGGCGCGCAAGGCGTTCTTCCACGTGGTGAGCCTGGTGGCGCTGGGCTTCATCCTGACGCTGTACCGGAAGACGGAGCCGTCGCAGAAGGCGGTGCGCGTGGCGCTGGCGCTCATCACCGGCGGCGCGCTGGGCAACTTCGTGGACCGGCTCATCCGGGGCTACGTCATCGACTTCATCGACTGGCACTGGCGCAACCAGCCAGGCATGCGCTGGCCCACGTTCAACGTGGCGGACGCGGCCATCTGCGTGGGCGTGGCGCTGATGCTGCTGGACTCGCTGCGCCGTCCGGAAGCGGCCGCCGCGCAGCCCCTGCCCCAGGGCAGCAGCCCGCAGCCGTGA
- a CDS encoding endonuclease/exonuclease/phosphatase family protein codes for MAMKLSPFLRPFVAVGFLALACGEGDEPITPPDSGTSVDAGTRTDAGTTVDDAGSDAGQATDDAGTTEDAGTDVDPGTEDGGTAEDAGSTVDAGTTTDAGTTTDAGTAEDAGTTIDAGSTTDAGSSTDAGSPTDGGSADSGTIGETDTDGGYTQIRLMAANLSSGNGQDYDPGHGIRLMQGVKPDIVMIQEFNYKSDSAADMRSMVDMIGAGFHYYRETGAQIPNGIISRYPIIESGEWTDSKVSNRDFAWARIDIPGPRDLWAVSVHLLTTSSSNRNAEATQLVGYIKGKIPEGDYLAIGGDFNTDSRSEACITTFKQVVDTAGPHPVDKNGKDGTNASRSKPYDHVLVDSDLRQYQVPTVIGSSTFNNGLVLDSRVYTPISEIYPALNSDSGASSMQHMGVIKTFRTPNF; via the coding sequence ATGGCAATGAAGCTCTCCCCGTTCCTCCGCCCCTTCGTGGCGGTGGGTTTCCTGGCCCTCGCTTGCGGCGAGGGTGATGAGCCCATCACTCCTCCGGACTCGGGGACCTCCGTGGATGCCGGGACCCGCACCGACGCGGGCACCACCGTCGATGACGCGGGCTCCGACGCGGGACAGGCCACGGACGACGCGGGCACCACCGAGGACGCTGGAACCGACGTGGACCCGGGCACCGAGGACGGCGGCACCGCGGAGGACGCGGGCTCGACGGTCGACGCTGGCACCACGACCGACGCTGGCACCACGACCGACGCTGGCACCGCGGAGGACGCGGGCACCACGATCGATGCTGGTTCCACCACCGACGCGGGCTCCTCCACCGATGCGGGCTCTCCGACGGACGGTGGCTCCGCGGACTCGGGCACGATTGGCGAGACGGACACGGACGGCGGCTACACGCAGATCCGCCTGATGGCCGCCAATCTCTCCAGCGGCAACGGTCAGGACTACGACCCGGGCCACGGCATCCGGCTGATGCAGGGCGTGAAGCCCGACATCGTGATGATCCAGGAGTTCAACTACAAGTCGGACTCGGCCGCGGACATGCGCTCCATGGTCGACATGATTGGCGCGGGCTTCCACTACTACCGCGAGACCGGCGCGCAGATCCCCAACGGCATCATCAGCCGCTACCCCATCATCGAGTCGGGCGAGTGGACGGACTCCAAGGTCTCCAACCGCGACTTCGCCTGGGCGCGCATCGACATCCCCGGGCCGCGTGACCTCTGGGCCGTCAGCGTCCACCTGCTCACCACCAGCTCCAGCAACCGCAACGCGGAAGCCACCCAGCTCGTGGGCTACATCAAGGGGAAGATCCCCGAGGGCGACTACCTGGCCATCGGCGGCGACTTCAACACCGACTCCCGCTCCGAGGCGTGCATCACCACCTTCAAGCAGGTGGTCGACACCGCGGGCCCGCACCCGGTGGACAAGAACGGCAAGGACGGCACCAATGCCAGCCGCAGCAAGCCGTATGACCACGTGCTCGTGGACTCCGACCTGCGCCAGTACCAGGTGCCCACCGTCATCGGGAGCAGCACCTTCAACAACGGCCTGGTGCTCGACAGCCGCGTGTACACGCCCATCTCGGAGATCTACCCGGCGCTGAACTCCGACAGCGGCGCGTCCAGCATGCAGCACATGGGCGTCATCAAGACGTTCCGCACGCCCAACTTCTAA
- a CDS encoding Mut7-C RNAse domain-containing protein codes for MSPRQLTVRIHGALNDFVAPERRGQAFTHVLQGSPSVKDLIESLGPPHPEVDVVLVDGEPVGFAHRAQEGTNLDVYPATDPSAPRVARVGPPLPEMPRFILDVGLGRLSGFLRMLGFDTLWRNDYADDQLARLSHDEERVLLTRDLGVLKRSEVVHGYFPRETDPAHQLVEVVRRYGLTSRMRPFSRCIACNAPLSTATPEEVQGRVPEGVTQRHRHFQQCPGCQRVFWPGTHHERMQNLVETLRRLETADA; via the coding sequence ATGTCACCACGGCAGCTCACGGTGCGGATCCACGGCGCACTGAACGACTTCGTCGCACCGGAGCGCCGGGGCCAGGCGTTCACGCACGTCCTGCAGGGCAGCCCGTCGGTGAAGGACCTCATCGAGTCGCTGGGCCCACCGCATCCGGAAGTAGACGTGGTGTTGGTGGACGGAGAGCCGGTGGGCTTCGCGCACCGCGCGCAGGAGGGCACGAACCTGGACGTGTATCCGGCGACGGATCCCTCCGCACCGCGCGTGGCGCGAGTGGGGCCGCCCCTCCCGGAGATGCCGCGCTTCATCCTGGACGTGGGGTTGGGGAGGCTGTCGGGCTTCCTGCGGATGCTCGGCTTCGACACGCTCTGGCGCAACGACTACGCGGACGACCAGCTGGCGCGCCTGTCCCACGACGAGGAGCGGGTGCTGCTGACGCGGGACCTGGGCGTGCTGAAGCGCTCGGAGGTGGTGCACGGCTACTTCCCGCGAGAGACGGATCCGGCGCACCAGCTGGTGGAGGTGGTGCGGAGGTATGGCCTGACGTCCCGCATGAGGCCTTTCTCCCGCTGCATCGCGTGCAACGCGCCGCTGTCCACCGCGACACCGGAAGAAGTGCAGGGCCGCGTCCCGGAGGGCGTGACCCAGCGCCACAGACACTTCCAGCAGTGCCCCGGCTGCCAGCGCGTCTTCTGGCCCGGCACGCACCATGAACGCATGCAGAACCTGGTGGAGACGCTGAGAAGGCTGGAGACTGCGGACGCATGA